One region of Armigeres subalbatus isolate Guangzhou_Male chromosome 3, GZ_Asu_2, whole genome shotgun sequence genomic DNA includes:
- the LOC134227278 gene encoding FHF complex subunit HOOK interacting protein 2A-like, with protein MFLCRKLTEIDKMLGRLSEVLQSAADVLAPPPTALQDFDYHYKLVKNFYVADKTLPKIHINDTNIPLHLEQMLQILIREEHEISAALRKTDPVDPSQSDSGDSASSCSKSEEIPVAECMEFVLNNRPLDVLVELGTGDTPPGARLVILNWIRRLLSCMKDPPLGHASLFQPVQKLVELCNGTIASPYEREEILFLETVAGLVRKDPILANLFLKSHHHSAQMLASWKGLSVTKTPVNNPLFQSARIEYDSRRISLVKEDKAGVNNGDDAGTSSAVVVPNLNEERVAEAKCDCDDEELFVLFDAIVSYLDSADSTIIVRACEGILILASLPTLNKSCNAVRNSLSRFSTMMADRLSIHCQQIPEDMDTGDIEDANVSWGLIPRDSEQPHFVGRYQLTSFLCWLDYCDCLMKESPTVAPELGELIRTQLLISYIEPGLLGNYAPFMLVLTAKIIKKTQSRALLDEIANWLIGEGDITEINGTDCLLTILIENAHENSDILLQTLQFVESLLDNPHEKILHGMIFFYINNRGYCDSNKQTIQSWSDEEDNRERRRGSAEDPIKSRTLAPNNILKVINHFLLLLPRHIMNDAAGICYEEYMQDASRHYQTWIKKTHGFQWPVEAVWPESPNRSPSSEGTTLETFPTVKPKTNKTKSELSDVQCGDSGISEESFYEGPLLKLLFSHIKQMNTQAYELNLAVIAILSKLALFPHPYLHEILLSPEIPVAPGATTLWSVMQFLARQLLTEIPRVENFQERICETGKRLLSNPPLYHKDCEHEPSPAQEEEEEINDPLFESIVVLEEFCKELAAIAFVKYHHATE; from the exons CTTGCACCGCCGCCAACTGCTCTCCAGGACTTTGACTACCACTACAAACTGGTGAAGAACTTCTACGTGGCCGACAAAACATTGCCAAAGATCCATATCAATGACACAAACATTCCCTTGCACCTGGAGCAAATGCTACAGATTCTGATCCGAGAGGAGCATGAAATCAGCGCTGCTCTACGGAAAACAGATCCTGTCGATCCAAGCCAGTCGGACTCCGGTGACTCCGCTTCCAGTTGCAGCAAATCTGAAGAGATCCCGGTGGCGGAATGTATGGAGTTCGTTCTGAACAATCGCCCGCTGGACGTCCTTGTGGAACTGGGAACTGGCGACACGCCACCGGGGGCTCGGTTGGTCATTCTGAACTGGATTCGACGGCTGCTGTCCTGCATGAAGGATCCGCCCCTGGGTCATGCGAGCCTTTTTCAACCGGTTCAAAAACTGGTCGAGCTGTGCAATGGTACCATTGCTTCGCCGTACGAGAGGGAAGAAATTCTTTTCCTGGAAACCGTAGCCGGTTTGGTGCGGAAGGATCCAATTTTGGCGAATTTATTCTTAAAATCTCACCACCATTCCGCACAAATGTTGGCCAGCTGGAAAGGTCTTTCGGTCACGAAGACCCCCGTCAACAATCCACTTTTTCAAAGTGCACGAATCGAGTATGATTCGAGAAGGATTTCCCTGGTAAAGGAGGACAAGGCTGGTGTGAATAATGGAGACGATGCGGGAACGTCATCGGCCGTGGTGGTTCCCAATCTAAATGAGGAGAGAGTGGCCGAAGCCAAATGTGACTGTGATGATGAGGAACTATTCGTTCTTTTCGATGCCATTGTAAGCTATTTGGATAGTGCA GACAGTACGATAATTGTTCGAGCATGTGAAGGAATTCTGATACTGGCGTCACTACCGACTTTAAACAAGTCATGTAACGCTGTGCGTAATAGTTTGAGCCGGTTCAGCACAATGATGGCCGATCGTTTGTCGATTCACTGTCAGCAAATACCGGAAGATATGGACACGGGAGATATCGAAGATGCGAACGTATCTTGGGGATTGATTCCACGAGACAGTGAACAGCCGCACTTTGTCGGAAGGTATCAGTTGACATCATTCCTTTGTTGGCTGGATTACTGTGACTGTTTGATGAAGGAGAGTCCCACTGTGGCTCCGGAGCTAGGGGAATTGATAAGAACTCAACTGTTGATCAGCTACATCGAGCCGGGTTTGTTGGGCAATTATGCTCCCTTTATGTTAGTTCTAACCGCAAAGATCATCAAGAAAACGCAGTCCCGAGCGCTACTGGATG aaattgcTAACTGGCTTATTGGAGAAGGCGATATCACGGAGATTAACGGAACTGACTGTCTTCTAACCATACTAATTGAGAATGCCCATGAAAATTCAGATATTCTCTTGCAAACTCTACAGTTCGTAGAA TCATTGCTGGACAACCCACATGAAAAGATCCTTCACGGAATGATTTTCTTCTATATCAACAATCGAGGATACTGCGACAGCAATAAACAAACCATCCAGTCTTGGTCAGATGAGGAGGATAATCGCGAGCGACGAAGAGGAAGCGCCGAAGATCCGATCAAGTCTCGGACACTCgctccaaacaacattctcaaAGTGATTAACCA TTTTCTGCTATTATTGCCCCGCCACATTATGAACGATGCTGCCGGAATCTGCTATGAGGAGTACATGCAAGACGCCAGTCGCCACTACCAAACATGGATCAAGAAAACTCACGGTTTCCAATGGCCAGTGGAAGCAGTTTGGCCCGAAAGTCCCAATAGATCCCCCAGCAGTGAAGGAACCACGCTGGAAACTTTTCCCACAGTCAAGCCCAAAACCAACAAAACTAAGTCGGAACTAAGCGATGTTCAATGTGGTGATAGCGGAATATCTGAGGAAAGCTTCTACGAGGGTCCGTTGCTAAAGCTTCTCTTTTCACACATTAAACAGATGAACACACAAGCCTACGAACTTAATCTTGCCGTCATAGCTATTCTATCTAAGCTAGCACTCTTCCCTCATCCTTACTTGCATGAAATACTGCTGAGCCCGGAGATACCGGTGGCCCCGGGCGCCACCACTCTATGGTCTGTGATGCAATTCCTCGCCCGACAGCTGCTAACGGAAATTCCACGGGTGGAAAATTTCCAGGAACGGATTTGCGAAACCGGCAAACGTTTGCTCTCCAATCCACCATTGTACCACAAGGACTGCGAGCACGAGCCCTCTCCGGCtcaggaagaagaggaagaaatcAATGACCCCCTGTTCGAGTCCATTGTAGTGCTGGAGGAGTTTTGCAAGGAGTTGGCAGCGATTGCATTTGTCAAGTATCATCATGCCACGGAATAG